In Candidatus Palauibacter soopunensis, the sequence TCTCGATCGTGATGTCGGCCTCGAGGAGTTCGCTCATGAGCGCGTCGCTGATCTCCCGCGTCGGCAACAGGAGATGGAAGTTCGCGATTTCCGCCTCGTCGACGGTGATCGCACTCCTGAGGCTGCCCTCGACCTCGCCGGTGCCGAGGCGCACCTGAATCGACTCGATGTTCCGCTGGGTGATCTGCTGGCGGAACTGCGTATAGCTCAGCGTCTCCCGGCTCTCCCTGGCGCCCCCCATGAACTGGAGGAGGGCGACGGGAATCAGAATCAGCAGGGCCCAGAACGACGCCGTCCTGAGCCAGCGATGCATGCGGCCCGAAGGGTCGCTGCCGTCCGGCCTCTGCGGCTGGTCTTGTCTCATTTTTATCTATTCCGGCCTGTTCCGGCTCCGATGTCTCGCCTGCGGCTGTCTCGCGTACGGCTCACGTACGAAGAGACGCGATAAACGGAAGGTGACGAAAATCCTCCGCCTGATCCAATCCATACCCCACAAGGAACTCATTTGGTGCATCGAAGCCAACCCACCGCGGCTCCCACTCGAGATCCGGCGCGATGCGCTTGTGGAGGAGCGCGCAGATCTCGAGAGAAGCGGGACCTCGCTCGACGATCCCGCCGCACAACTGATTCAACGTGGTGCCGCTGTCGACGATGTCTTCGACGATGATGATGTGCCGGCCGGCCATCGGAGCCCGCGGATCGTAGAGCAGTTCCACGATGCCCGAACTCTTCGTGCCCTTGCCATAGCTCGACGCGACGAGGAAGTCGACCTGCAGCGGACGCCGGATCTGACGGACCAGGTCGCCGAGGAACACGAACGAGCCCTTGAGCAGGCCCAGCAGCAGTACATCGGCGTCCCGCGGGTATGCGGCGGCGATATCCGCACCCATGCGGGCGACGCGGTCCGCGATCTCCGCTGCGGAGTAGACGATGTGCTCGAGGGCCTCGCTCCCGGTGTACGCCGTGAACTCACGTTCCGCGGCGTTCATCGTGCCGATCCCGGCGCTTTGTGAATCCAATGGCGAACCACGCTCCTCCGGGGTCGGCCGGCTCCACCGCCGCCCGGGAGTGTCCGGCTACCCACAGCACTCTCCGGTCGGCGTCCACGACGACCGGCACGCCTGAACGATTCGAGGCCGGCACGCGGCGCTCCATCAGGAGCTTCGCGACCTTTCGCGACCCGGCCCGCGTGCGGATCCGGTCTCCGGGTCGCGGCCCCCGTACACGGATCGGAAATCGGACCCGGTCAACTGGGAAAGAGGTCGCCCAGCGTTCCGTGCCTTCGAGGGCGCTCCAGCACACCTCCCAGGCGCTCCCGCCGAGGCGGATCGGCCCCCGACCCGCCCGCCGCGCCCGCGCTCGATCAATGTCGAGTTCGCGGTCGAGCGGCACCTCTCGCGCGCACCGTACGTGAATCCGGTCGAACTCCCGCTCGACCCGCAGGCCCGCCGCGATGTCCACCCCGCGACCGCTCTCCCCCGTGTCTACGAAGGATGCGCCCACGTGGGTTCCGCGCCGGGACAGCTGGAAGCCCATGTCCCGGGCGAGCTGCCGCAACATGCGCCCGCGAGCCGCCCGATCATACCCCAGCAGTCGGGACCGGGCAATTTGCGCTCCGTCGGCGCTTTCCCGGTATCCCGCGGCGGAGAGGAACCGCCTGGCGCCCGCTTCCAGCCCGCCTTCGGCCACGAGGGCATTCCGTCCGAGTTCCGCCAGCAGCCGGCGGACGGACGGCTCCTCATCGGCCAGCGCCGGCAGCAGCCCGTACCGCACCCGCGAGCGCCGGTAACGAGGATTCCGGTTCGCGGGGTCCTTCACCCACTCCCGTCCGGTGGCCCGCAGATAGCTTCTCAGGTCGGCGCGCGCGAAGCCGAGCAGCGGACGCACGAAGGCGCCGCGGCGCACCGGGATGCCGGCCAGCCCGCGAAAGCCGGGGCCGCGCAGGAGGTGCAGCAACACCGTCTCCACGTGGTCATCGCGCTGGTGGGCGAGGGCAACGCGATCCGCCCCGGCCCGACGCCGTGCCTCGGCCAGGAAGGCATATCGGGCCGCCCGCCACTCCGCAGGGCCGCCCGTGAGTCCGTTCGCGCGGCCCACGTCGCACGGCACTTCGGCCTGGCGGCAGAGTTCCGCCGCTCTCGCGGCCCATGCGGCGCTGTCCGGCTGAATGCCATGGTCGAAATGGGCCGCGCTCAGCTTCAGCGGCCAGGACTCGCCAAGCGCGCGGAGGAGATGCAGGAGCGCGAGCGAGTCCGATCCGCCGGAAAAGGCCACGAGGACGCACGAGCCTCGCGGCAGAAGCTCCGGAGCCGCCCGGAGCACACCCCGCAGGCGCGCCGCCACGCCGGCGCCCGCGGCTGACGGGGCTTCAGCGCGGAGCGTCAGGACTCTCCGGGAGGGGGGCGGTCGCGCCACGCCGCCGGGCCACGGCGGAAGTCCAGTTGCTCGGCCACGGAGACGCCGAACTTCGGTCGCGCCGGCAACTCCCCGAACGCGATCTCGCGCGGGGCGCCGGGAGAGGGATCCTCGGCGGCGGTCCCGGATCGGCCGAGCTTGCGCCCGTGCTCCCAGACGCGATCCCGCCCGGTGACGTATGCGCGCAGCGCGCCCGCGACGCTCTTCGATCCGTTCAAACCTCCATCACCTCCGCTTCCCTGCGCGCGAGCATCGCGTCGATCTTCCCGACGTATTCGTCGGTATGCGTCTGAACTTCGGTCATCGTGCGGCGGGCGATGTCTTCACCGACTTCCCCGTCCCGCTGCATCTTGAGAAGTCGGTCGCGCGCTTCGTGTCTCGCGTGCCGAATCGACACCCGCCCCTCCTCCGCCATGCGGTGGAGGATCTTGACGAGGTCGCGCCGGCGCTCCTCGGTCAGCGGTGGAATGGGCACCCGGACGACGGCGCCGTCCACGGAAGGGTTGAGCCCCAGGTCGCCGCTCTGGATCGCGCGCGCGACATCGCGGGCGATGTTCGGGTCGTACGGCTGTACGAGAAGCATGGTCGGCTCGGGGGCGCTGACGTTCGCCACCTGCCGCAGTTGCACGATCGAGCCGTACGCCTCGACCCTCACGCCGTCGAGGATCGCGGTCGTCGCCTTGCCCGTACGAACGGTGGCGAATTCGCGCGCGATCGCCTCGATCGCGCTTTCCATCGCCAGGACCGCATTCTCCAGCGTCTCCTCCGGCACCGTCCCCTCCGATCGTGGCTACCTACCCGACGAGCGTCCCGATCCTCTCGCCTTGCAACGCTGCCAGGATTGCACCCGGCCGCTTGATGTTCAAGACGACGATGGGCAGCGCGTTTTCCTTGCACAGGGAGATCGCCGCCGCGTCCATGACGGCGAGTTCACGCGTCATCACCTCGAGATAGCCGATCTCGTCGATGAGCGAGGCCTCCGGGTCGGTCTCCGGATCCGCGGTGTACACGCCGTCGACCCGCGTCGCCTTCATGATCACGTCGGCTTCCATCTCGATCGCCCGGAGCACGGCCGCCGTATCGGTGGAAAAATACGGGTTTCCCGTACCTCCGGCGAAGATCACGACCCTTCTCTTCTCGAGATGGCGCAGCGCGCGACGCCGGATGTAGGGCTCCGCGAGTTCTTCCATCCGGATGGCGGACATGACCCGCGTCTCCACGCCGGACTGTTCGAGCATGTCCTGCAGCGCCATCGCGTTGATCACGGTCGCGAGCATGCCCATGTAATCCGCGCTCACGCGATCCATGCCGCGCTCGCTCGCGACCGTGCCGCGCATGATGTTCCCGCCGCCCACGACGAGTCCCAGGCTCACGCCGCTCTGGTGGACGCGACGGATTTCACGCGTGAGTTCCTCGATGACCGGCGGGTCGATGCCGAACCCGCGATTCCCGGCGAGCGACTCGCCGGAGAGCTTCACGAGGGCGCGGCGATACTTCAGGTCGCCCGCGTCCCCGGGAATCCGGCCCGCGGAACTCAGCCGCCCACCTCGAAGCGGACGAACCGCCGAACCGCCAGATCCTGCCCCGCGTTGCGCAGGACGTCCTTCACCGTCAGGTCCGGATCCCGCACGTAGGCCTGCCAGAGGAGCGCGTTCTCCTCGTAGAACTTGCGCATGCGGCCCTCCACGATCTTCTCCGTGATCGAGGCCGGCTTGCCCTGCTCCAGCGCCTGTTCGGTCAGCAGCTTGCGCTCGCGTTCGACCTCCGCCTCCGGAATGTCGTCCGGCGACACGCCCCGGGGGTTCGTGGCCGCGGCGTGCATCGCGATCCCGCGCGCCGCCTCCAGCGCCGCCTCGCCGGAGTCCGAGACCTCCACCAGCACGCCGATGCGATTCCCGAAGTGGACGTAGGACGCGAAGGCCCCGTCCGCGCCGAGATCGAAGCGCACCGCGCGTCCGACCTGGACGTTCTCCCCGACCTGCACCCGCAGCTCGTTGAGGTGGCTCTCGACCGCCTCTCCCCCCTCGAGCTGGAGCAGCGCCGCGCCCTGGACGGTCTCCCCATCCTGCACCGGGAGGTCGAACAGCCGGTCCGCCAGCTCCCGCGAGAAATCCTCGAACGCCTCGCTGCGCGCGACGAAGTCGGTTTCGCTCAGCACCTCGACCATCGAGGCGGCGCCGTCGCGCAGGGCGATGCGGATCGTGCCTTCCGACACCGTGCGCGCCTCGCGCTTCGCCGCCTTCGCCGCGCCCGCCTTCCTGAGCAGGTCGATGGCCCGCTCCGTATCTCCCTCCGATTCGATGAGCGCGCGCTTGCAGTCCATCATCCCGGCGCCTGTCCGGTCGCGGAGAGCCTTCACCGCCCCGGCCGTGATCTGCGTCATGGTCTCCATGTCTCCTTCCCAAAAAAAAGGGCCACCGAAGTGGCCCCTTGCGGTCACTTCTCTTCCGACTCCACCTCTCCGACGACTGCCGCTTCGGCATCCTCCGATCCGGCGTCCGCCGCGGGCTCCGGGTTCTCGTCCGCCGCGGGCTCCGGGTTGTCGGCCACCTCGGCCTCCGCCGCGGGCTCGGGATTGTCGGCTACTTCGGCATCGCTCTCGGCAGCCTTCGCATCGCTCTCGGCCGGCTCGGCTTCCCCGTCGGCGCCCTCTATCACGGCCGGGTGGTGCAGCCGCTGAGCGATGACCTCCGGACGCGGCTTTCGCCTCGGCCTGCGGCGGCGCGAACTGCCGGCAGCGTCGGCGACCCCGCCGGCGTCGCTCGAATACGTGTACGCCTGCGACTCGGCCTCTTCCCGTCCCGCCTCCGGAATCTCGCGCCGCGACGCCTCCACGACATCGGCGACCGAGCGCGTGATCAACGAGACGGAGCGAATCGCGTCATCGTTGCCCGCGATGGCGATCGTGAGGAGATCGGGGTCCGCATTCGTGTCCGCGATCGCGACGACCGGGATGCCGAGGCGGTTCGCCTCGCGCACCGCGATGTCCTCGCGGGTCGAATCCACGACGAACACGAGCCCGGGCAGCCGCGACATCTCCTTGATGCCGGACAGATAGCGGTCGAGCTTCTGGCGCTCCCGCTCGAGGAGCAGCCGCTCCTTCTTCGTGTAGAACTCGAACGCCCCCTCCTCGACGCCCCGCTCGAGCTCCTTCAGGCGTGCGATGTTCTTCTTGATCGTCTGGAAGTTGGTGAGCATCCCGCCGAGCCACCGTTCCGTGACGTAGAAGGAACCGCACCGCTCGGCCTCTCCCCGCACGACGCGGGCGAGCTGGGGCTTCGTGCAGACGAAGAGCACGGACTTGCCCCCGACGATCGTCTCGCGCACGAGTTCGTGAGCCCGTTCGAGCTCCCGCTGCGTCTTCTTGAGATCGATAAGGTAGATTCCGCCGCACTCGGCGAAGATGTATTTCCGCATCTTCGGGTTCCAGCGGTGTGTCTGGTGCCCGAAGTGTACGCCCGCCTTCAAGAGGTCCTGCAGCTCGACGCCCATGCGCTCGGCTTTCCGCCTTCCCGCTATCGTTTGGAGAACTGGAAGCGCTTGCGCGCCTTGGGACGACCCGGCTTCTTCCGCTCGACGATGCGGGGATCGCGGGTCAGCATGCCGTGGGACCGCAGGGTGCGCCGTCGGTCCTCATCCATCGCGAGCAGGGCGCGCGCGATGCCCAGGCGGGTGGCCTCCGCCTGGCCGGTGATTCCTCCCCCGCGAACCCGGACGGCGATGTCGTACGACGCTCGCGTGCCGGTAACGTCGAGCGGCGCCGCGACGAGCGAACGGTGCCGCGGGATCGTGAAATACTCTTCGAACGCCCGGCCGTTCACATTCACGACGCCCACGCCACGCTTCATCGTGATGCGGGACACCGACTTCTTCCGACGTCCGACCGACTGGACCTGTTCCGTTTCCGCCAACTCTCGTCTCCCTGGCAGTCGCTGTGCGCGCCGTCGCTATTCCGCGATCGTTTCGAAGGGGCGGGGGTGCTGAGGCGCGTGCGGATGCTCCGGCCCCGCGTACACTCTCAACTTTCCGAGCATCTGCCGGCCGAGCGTGTTCTTCGGCAGCATGCCCTTCACGGCCAGCTTGATCACCCGGTCGGGGTGTCGATCGAGCATGCGCCGGAAGGGGATGAAGCGCTCTCCGCCCATATAGCCGGAATGCCGGAAGTATTCCTTCTGATCCGCCTTGTTCCCGGTCAGCCGCACACGCTCCGCGTTCACTACGACGACGTAGTCGCCGGTGTCGAGGTGCGTGCTGTAGATCGGCTTGTGTTTTCCGCGAAGGACGCTCGCGATCCTCGTCGCGAGACGGCCGAGAACCTGATCCGCGGCGTCGACCACGTACCAGTCCCGTTCGATCTCCCCCGCCTTCACCGAGTACGTCTTCATTCGTTCTGCCCACCTCAAAAAAACCGCCCGGCGGGACGGATGCCGAGCGCGTGAAAATGATAGCCCGTGAAGCTATTCAGCGCCTCGCACGAAGTCAATCGCGTGGAAAGGCGCATCCTGGCTTTCGGCGCGGGGCGCGCCGTCGTTGACGAAGCGAACGAGCCCGGACCGCTCGGCGCCCGCGCGCAGCCGCGAGAGGCCGCGCTCCTTGAGCCGGCGTGTCCGCTCGCGGGACACGTCGAGCGCCGCCGAAATCTCGGCGGGCGTCTGCGGTCTCCTGAACCCGAGACCGAAGTAGCGGCGCACGACCTCCGATTCGAGCGGCGGGAGGTCGGCCAGACTCGTCTCGATGGCCGCCCGCAGCCGCTCCCGAATCAGCCCGGCTCCGGGTTCGGGCGCGTGTTCGTCGGGCAGCAGTTCCTCGAAGGTGCAGGCGCGGCCGGGAGCCATCTCGTCGAGGGAGAAGCGGTGCGCGACGGGTTCGCCGGGCACCCGGTGATCGCCCTGATCGACGATGGCCTGCCTCATGGCCCGCCGCACCCAGTAGTGTGCGTAGCTGATGAAACGGACGCCGCGCTCCGGATCGAAGCGATCCGCGGCGCGCACGAGCCCCAGGTTCCCCTCGTTCACGAGATCGGCCAGCGGGACGCCACGGCCGCGGTAGCCGCGCGCGACCGACACGACGAAGCGGAGATTCGCGCTGACGAGCCGCCTCCGCGCCGCCTGGTCGCCGGCCCGACTCCGCCGCGCCAGTTCCACTTCGGTCTTCGCGTCGAGCAGGCTCTCGCGACCGATGTCCGCCAGGTAGCGTTCGAATATGCGGACCATCCGGGTCGACCTCAGTCGACGCCGCGCAGAATCCGGTCCCAGCGGATCTCGGTGAGCCAGGCCAGGGGGCCCTGCGGCTCGCGCGCGTACGAATAGTACACGAGGAAGGGTCTTCCCCGTATCGCATCCCTGGGCACGAAGCCCCAGTAGCGGGAATCCTCGGAGTTCGACCGGTTGTCGCCCATGACGAAGTAGCTGTCCTCCGGCACGACGAGAGGCCCCCAGTTGTTTCGCGTCGTCACGGCCCCGGAGCGGCGCGCGCCATCGGTCAGGTACCGGCGCTGCCAGGCGAACTTCGGGCTCGGGGCGTCGGGGAAGTTCGACGCCGCCTTCACATAGGGTTCCTCGAACGGGACTCCGTTCACGAAGAGCCGTGCCCGCCGCATGCGCAGGGTGTCTCCCGGCATCCCGACGATTCGCTTCACGTAGTTCGTGCGCGGGGGCTGCTCGGCGGAGTCGGGCGGCTCGAACACGATGACGTCACCGCGCGAGGGCTCGCCGAACGCGGGAAACTCCAGGTCGGTACCGGGGATTTCGGCTCCGTACACCATCTTGTTGACGAGGAGAAAGTCGCCGATCAGAAGCGTGTTCTCCATGGAGGCGGTCGGGATCTGGAAGGCCTCCACGACGAAGGTCCGGATGAAGAGAAACAGGACGAGGGCGATGAAGATGGACTTCGTCCACTCCCACATCCATCGGCCCACGGACGCGTCGCGACCCCGGCGCCCCCGCCCCGTGGGAGCGCGAAACCTGCGGACGGTTCTCTCAGTCGATTGTTTTTCCATCCCACCCTTCCCTGTTCCACAACCCGGTGACTGGCGGTCCCGCGAGCGGGCCGGCCGCACCCTCTGATGTACGGGCGATGCTCAACGGGGTCTCACCTCCCTGCCTCACCAGTCGACGTCGATCTGCGCGCGCTGCAGCGTGCCGCTGTAATCGACGTACGCCACCTTCGTTTCCGTGTAGAACTCGTAGACTTCCCACCCCCCTTCACGGTGCCCGTTGCCCGTGTTCTTGACGCCGCCGAAGGGGAGGTGCGCCTCCGCGCCGATGGTGGGCGCGTTCACATAGGTGATCCCGTTGTCGAGTTCCTCCACGGCGCGGAAGGATGCGGTCACGTCCCGCGTGTAGATCGACGACGAGAGTCCGTAGGGAACTTCGTTGTTGATGTCGAAAGCTTCGTCGATCGTGTCGAAGCGGATCACCGAGAGCACCGGCCCGAAAATCTCCTCGCGCGCGGCCCGGTGTTCCCGGTCGACGCCCGCGAGGACCGTCGGCTCGAAGAACCAGCCGTCGCCGAGGCCGCTCTCCGCCGGCCGTCCGCCCCCCGTCGCGACCGTCGCCCCCTCGTCGCGGGCGATCGCGATGTAGCGTTCGCACTTCTCGCGCGCGGCCTCGTGGATGAGGGGGCCCACGTCGACGCCGGCCTCCTGCCCGTCGCCGAGGCGGAGGGAGCGCGCTTCGTAGCACAGTCTCTCCACGAACTCGTCGTGGACCTCGCTCTGCACCAGGAGTCGGCTCGTCGCGGTGCAGCGCTGTCCCGTCGTGCCGAAGGCGCCCCACAGCACGCCCTCGAGGGCAAGGTCGAGATCCGCGTCCGCCATGACGATCTGTGCGTTCTTGCCGCCCATCTCGAGGGAGAGGCGCTTGTGCATGCGGCCCGCGACCTCGCCGATCCGGCTGCCCGTCTCCGTGGATCCGGTGAAGGAGAGGCCGGGGACGCCGGGGTGTTCGACGATGGCGTTCCCGATCGTCTCGCCGCGGCCGTGCAGCAACTGCACGCACTCGGGCGGCAGGCCGGCCTCGAGCAGGATTTCCACGAACCGGTGCGCGCTGTGGGGCACATCCTCCGAGGGCTTGTAGATGATGCTGTTCCCGCACAGCAGCGCGGGAAAGATCTTCCAGCTCGGGACCGCGACCGGGAAGTTGAAGGGGGTGATGATCCCGAACACGCCGATCGGACGCCGGAATGACATGGCCCACTTGCTCCTCAGCTCGGAGGGCGCCGTGCGTCCGAAGAGGCGCCGGCCCTCGACCGCCGCGTAGTAGGCCGTGTCGATGGCCTCCTGGACGTCGCCGCGCGTTTCGTCGAGCACCTTCCCCATCTCGCGCGTGGCCGTGCGCGCGAGGTCCTCCTTGTGCCGCGTGAGGAGGTCCCCCGCAGTCTTCAGGACCAGGCCCCGCTCCGGGGCCGGCGTCCTGGACCAGCGCTCGAAGCCGCGCTGCGCCGAGGCCACGGCCGCGTCCAGTTCCGCCGCGCCGGTGTCAGGGAAGAGGCCGATGAGGTCCGACGTGCGCGCCGGGTTTCGGTTCTCGATGTATGCGCCCGTGGCGGGCGCAGTCCACTCACCCGCGATGTAGTTGAGGAACTTCTCAGCCATGGCCGGAGGAACTCCGCGCTTGGATTAGCGATCCATGAGGAGGACGACCTCCTCGTTTTCCACCCGGACGTCGACGACGGTCTCGGGGATGTCGAAGAGCACGGTTCGTCCGTCCGCACGCAACCCCATTTGCTGCGCGGCCATGCCCAGCATCATCGGGGGCACCGGGAGGATGCCCGCCTGGAGACTCACGAGGTCGAGGCGTCCTTCGCCGCTCTCCCCCACTCGCGGGAGGACCTCTCCGGCGACCCGGGCGGAATCCCCGAGCGTCCTCGCCAGGCTCGACGCCATGTCCGCGGCGATCGGGAGTTGCGTGAAGTTGAGCATGACGGTGAAGGCGACGGTCGAGTCGCGCAGTTCGACGGCGGGCTCGCCGACGCCGGCCGGCAGCAGGGAGGTCAGCCGGTAGCGTACGTAGCTCTGGAGTTCCGTCTCTGTGAACCGCGTCTCGGCCGCCCCGCCGCCGGCCGCCAGCTCCCGCAGGGCCGCGTCCACCCGCGCCGCCGCCTCGGGACCGAATTCCGGCGTGGATTCCGCGACGACGATTTCATCCGCGCCCGCGTTCGCGAGCCACGCTTCGATGTCTCCGCGAAAGATCCAGCCGACGATCAGCAGAATCAGAAGGAAGATGAGAAAGCCCAGGCCCTTGAAGAGCTTTCGGAAAACACCCATGTCGACCGCCTCCGACCGGAATCGGGGAAAGAGGAAAAGCTAGCGCCGTGCGCGGCGGGCGTCATCGGTGCCGCCCGCGTCATCGGCGCCGCCCGCCAGCCGGGAGGCGGCGACTTCCGTGTGCCGCGCGCCGCGGGGGAGAAGTTCGCTCCGCATCAGTGACACGCGCCGAACGTCCACCGTGGTCTCGAAGCGGACGCGCGCGATGGCGCCCGCCAAACCTACGGGTGGCGGGGGGCGGCGGATTCGTCCCACCGTCACGTGCGGGCGGAAGCGGCGCGGGTCGGGGGCCACGCCGGCGCGGACCACGGCTTCCTCCACGGAGCGCTGCAGCGCGGCGAGGTCGGGCGTCTCCTCGACACCGACCCAGACGACGCGCGCGCGACGGTGGGAGGGGAAGACGCCGGCACCGCCCAGCCGGATCGGGAAGCCCGGCTGCGCCTCCGTCGCGGCGGCGATCTCCCGCGCGAGCGGCGCCTCGAGGCCGCGGTCGACCTCCCCGATGAAGCGCAGCGTGAGGTGCAGTTGCTCCGCGCGCACCGGCCGCACGCCCTCGAGCGCCCGCAGCGCCGCGGTCGCGCGTGCCAGGTCGGCGCGGATCGCGGAGGGGAGGAGGATGGCCACGAAGAGCCTCGACCGGACGTCGGGGGCGACATATCCTGCGCCTGCCATGATCCTCCTCATCGACAACTACGATTCGTTCGCCTTCAACCTCTCTAGGTACCTCGAGGAACTTGGGGAGACGGTGCGGGTGCGGCGCAACGATGACGTCGATCCGGGAACGCTGGGGGACGAAGGCTTCTCGCACATCGTCATCTCGCCGGGTCCCTGCACGCCCGCCGAAGCCGGCGTTTCCGTCGAGGTGATCCGGGCGGTGGGCGCGGAGATCCCGATTCTCGGCGTCTGTCTCGGACACCAGTGTATCGCCGCGGCGACCGGCGGACGCGTCGTCCGGGCCGCGCGTCCGATGCACGGCCGCCTGTCGGCGATCCGGCACGAAGGGCGCGGGCTGTTCGCGGGCCT encodes:
- a CDS encoding sigma-70 family RNA polymerase sigma factor, yielding MVRIFERYLADIGRESLLDAKTEVELARRSRAGDQAARRRLVSANLRFVVSVARGYRGRGVPLADLVNEGNLGLVRAADRFDPERGVRFISYAHYWVRRAMRQAIVDQGDHRVPGEPVAHRFSLDEMAPGRACTFEELLPDEHAPEPGAGLIRERLRAAIETSLADLPPLESEVVRRYFGLGFRRPQTPAEISAALDVSRERTRRLKERGLSRLRAGAERSGLVRFVNDGAPRAESQDAPFHAIDFVRGAE
- the tsf gene encoding translation elongation factor Ts, with the translated sequence MTQITAGAVKALRDRTGAGMMDCKRALIESEGDTERAIDLLRKAGAAKAAKREARTVSEGTIRIALRDGAASMVEVLSETDFVARSEAFEDFSRELADRLFDLPVQDGETVQGAALLQLEGGEAVESHLNELRVQVGENVQVGRAVRFDLGADGAFASYVHFGNRIGVLVEVSDSGEAALEAARGIAMHAAATNPRGVSPDDIPEAEVERERKLLTEQALEQGKPASITEKIVEGRMRKFYEENALLWQAYVRDPDLTVKDVLRNAGQDLAVRRFVRFEVGG
- the thpR gene encoding RNA 2',3'-cyclic phosphodiesterase, encoding MAGAGYVAPDVRSRLFVAILLPSAIRADLARATAALRALEGVRPVRAEQLHLTLRFIGEVDRGLEAPLAREIAAATEAQPGFPIRLGGAGVFPSHRRARVVWVGVEETPDLAALQRSVEEAVVRAGVAPDPRRFRPHVTVGRIRRPPPPVGLAGAIARVRFETTVDVRRVSLMRSELLPRGARHTEVAASRLAGGADDAGGTDDARRARR
- the tilS gene encoding tRNA lysidine(34) synthetase TilS, whose translation is MAARLRGVLRAAPELLPRGSCVLVAFSGGSDSLALLHLLRALGESWPLKLSAAHFDHGIQPDSAAWAARAAELCRQAEVPCDVGRANGLTGGPAEWRAARYAFLAEARRRAGADRVALAHQRDDHVETVLLHLLRGPGFRGLAGIPVRRGAFVRPLLGFARADLRSYLRATGREWVKDPANRNPRYRRSRVRYGLLPALADEEPSVRRLLAELGRNALVAEGGLEAGARRFLSAAGYRESADGAQIARSRLLGYDRAARGRMLRQLARDMGFQLSRRGTHVGASFVDTGESGRGVDIAAGLRVEREFDRIHVRCAREVPLDRELDIDRARARRAGRGPIRLGGSAWEVCWSALEGTERWATSFPVDRVRFPIRVRGPRPGDRIRTRAGSRKVAKLLMERRVPASNRSGVPVVVDADRRVLWVAGHSRAAVEPADPGGAWFAIGFTKRRDRHDERRGT
- the pyrH gene encoding UMP kinase — its product is MKYRRALVKLSGESLAGNRGFGIDPPVIEELTREIRRVHQSGVSLGLVVGGGNIMRGTVASERGMDRVSADYMGMLATVINAMALQDMLEQSGVETRVMSAIRMEELAEPYIRRRALRHLEKRRVVIFAGGTGNPYFSTDTAAVLRAIEMEADVIMKATRVDGVYTADPETDPEASLIDEIGYLEVMTRELAVMDAAAISLCKENALPIVVLNIKRPGAILAALQGERIGTLVG
- a CDS encoding aminodeoxychorismate/anthranilate synthase component II, translated to MILLIDNYDSFAFNLSRYLEELGETVRVRRNDDVDPGTLGDEGFSHIVISPGPCTPAEAGVSVEVIRAVGAEIPILGVCLGHQCIAAATGGRVVRAARPMHGRLSAIRHEGRGLFAGLPSPLEVTRYHSLVVDPGEPGAGLRVTARTEEGEVMALEHASWPLWGVQFHPEAVLTAGGRRLLENFLALGRGDVPASEPVEAAPCPELPADALP
- the rpsI gene encoding 30S ribosomal protein S9 gives rise to the protein MAETEQVQSVGRRKKSVSRITMKRGVGVVNVNGRAFEEYFTIPRHRSLVAAPLDVTGTRASYDIAVRVRGGGITGQAEATRLGIARALLAMDEDRRRTLRSHGMLTRDPRIVERKKPGRPKARKRFQFSKR
- a CDS encoding aldehyde dehydrogenase family protein, with amino-acid sequence MAEKFLNYIAGEWTAPATGAYIENRNPARTSDLIGLFPDTGAAELDAAVASAQRGFERWSRTPAPERGLVLKTAGDLLTRHKEDLARTATREMGKVLDETRGDVQEAIDTAYYAAVEGRRLFGRTAPSELRSKWAMSFRRPIGVFGIITPFNFPVAVPSWKIFPALLCGNSIIYKPSEDVPHSAHRFVEILLEAGLPPECVQLLHGRGETIGNAIVEHPGVPGLSFTGSTETGSRIGEVAGRMHKRLSLEMGGKNAQIVMADADLDLALEGVLWGAFGTTGQRCTATSRLLVQSEVHDEFVERLCYEARSLRLGDGQEAGVDVGPLIHEAAREKCERYIAIARDEGATVATGGGRPAESGLGDGWFFEPTVLAGVDREHRAAREEIFGPVLSVIRFDTIDEAFDINNEVPYGLSSSIYTRDVTASFRAVEELDNGITYVNAPTIGAEAHLPFGGVKNTGNGHREGGWEVYEFYTETKVAYVDYSGTLQRAQIDVDW
- the frr gene encoding ribosome recycling factor, which gives rise to MPEETLENAVLAMESAIEAIAREFATVRTGKATTAILDGVRVEAYGSIVQLRQVANVSAPEPTMLLVQPYDPNIARDVARAIQSGDLGLNPSVDGAVVRVPIPPLTEERRRDLVKILHRMAEEGRVSIRHARHEARDRLLKMQRDGEVGEDIARRTMTEVQTHTDEYVGKIDAMLARREAEVMEV
- the lepB gene encoding signal peptidase I, giving the protein MGRWMWEWTKSIFIALVLFLFIRTFVVEAFQIPTASMENTLLIGDFLLVNKMVYGAEIPGTDLEFPAFGEPSRGDVIVFEPPDSAEQPPRTNYVKRIVGMPGDTLRMRRARLFVNGVPFEEPYVKAASNFPDAPSPKFAWQRRYLTDGARRSGAVTTRNNWGPLVVPEDSYFVMGDNRSNSEDSRYWGFVPRDAIRGRPFLVYYSYAREPQGPLAWLTEIRWDRILRGVD
- the hpt gene encoding hypoxanthine phosphoribosyltransferase, which codes for MNAAEREFTAYTGSEALEHIVYSAAEIADRVARMGADIAAAYPRDADVLLLGLLKGSFVFLGDLVRQIRRPLQVDFLVASSYGKGTKSSGIVELLYDPRAPMAGRHIIIVEDIVDSGTTLNQLCGGIVERGPASLEICALLHKRIAPDLEWEPRWVGFDAPNEFLVGYGLDQAEDFRHLPFIASLRT
- the rplM gene encoding 50S ribosomal protein L13; translated protein: MKTYSVKAGEIERDWYVVDAADQVLGRLATRIASVLRGKHKPIYSTHLDTGDYVVVVNAERVRLTGNKADQKEYFRHSGYMGGERFIPFRRMLDRHPDRVIKLAVKGMLPKNTLGRQMLGKLRVYAGPEHPHAPQHPRPFETIAE
- the rpsB gene encoding 30S ribosomal protein S2 is translated as MGVELQDLLKAGVHFGHQTHRWNPKMRKYIFAECGGIYLIDLKKTQRELERAHELVRETIVGGKSVLFVCTKPQLARVVRGEAERCGSFYVTERWLGGMLTNFQTIKKNIARLKELERGVEEGAFEFYTKKERLLLERERQKLDRYLSGIKEMSRLPGLVFVVDSTREDIAVREANRLGIPVVAIADTNADPDLLTIAIAGNDDAIRSVSLITRSVADVVEASRREIPEAGREEAESQAYTYSSDAGGVADAAGSSRRRRPRRKPRPEVIAQRLHHPAVIEGADGEAEPAESDAKAAESDAEVADNPEPAAEAEVADNPEPAADENPEPAADAGSEDAEAAVVGEVESEEK